A single genomic interval of Streptomyces sp. 1222.5 harbors:
- a CDS encoding YafY family protein — MRAARLIKMVLLLQSRPVMTAAELARELEVSERTVTRDAQALSEAGVPVYADRGRAGGYRLVGGYRTRLTGLARSEAEALFLSGVPGALREMGLEDAASAARLKVSAALLPSLRDAPDSAAQRFHLDAPAWFREPETPALLPVLAEAVWEDRRVGARYRRGDEEVRRTLEPYGLVLKAGVWYLCARVAGGDSFRTYRIDRFGALDVLDERFDRDEDFDLPGHWAAQAERFARSILRAEAVVRLSPEGVRRLPYAVDPLSAREALGGAGEPDAGGWVTVKLPVESEEVAHAQLTALGPEAEVLAPAALRERFAADAARIAALYRGAGGG, encoded by the coding sequence ATGCGCGCCGCCCGGCTCATCAAGATGGTCCTCCTGCTCCAGTCCCGCCCGGTCATGACCGCGGCCGAGCTCGCGCGGGAGCTGGAGGTGTCGGAGCGGACGGTCACCCGGGACGCGCAGGCGCTGTCGGAGGCGGGGGTGCCGGTGTACGCCGACCGGGGGCGGGCCGGCGGGTACCGGCTGGTCGGCGGCTACCGGACGCGGCTCACCGGGCTGGCCCGGAGCGAGGCCGAGGCGCTGTTCCTCAGCGGGGTGCCGGGGGCGCTGCGGGAGATGGGGCTCGAGGACGCCGCCTCGGCCGCCCGGCTGAAGGTCTCCGCCGCGCTGCTGCCGTCGCTGCGGGACGCCCCGGACAGTGCCGCCCAGCGGTTCCATCTGGACGCTCCCGCCTGGTTCCGGGAGCCGGAGACGCCCGCGCTGCTCCCCGTGCTCGCCGAGGCGGTGTGGGAGGACCGGCGGGTCGGCGCCCGGTACCGCCGCGGGGACGAGGAGGTCCGGCGGACGCTGGAGCCGTACGGGCTCGTGCTGAAGGCGGGCGTCTGGTACCTGTGCGCCCGGGTGGCCGGCGGCGACTCCTTCCGGACCTACCGCATCGACCGGTTCGGCGCGCTGGACGTCCTGGACGAGCGCTTCGACCGGGACGAGGACTTCGACCTGCCCGGTCACTGGGCGGCGCAGGCCGAGCGGTTCGCGCGGTCGATCCTGCGCGCCGAGGCCGTCGTACGGCTCTCCCCCGAGGGCGTGCGCAGGCTGCCGTACGCCGTCGATCCGCTGTCCGCGCGGGAGGCGCTCGGCGGTGCGGGCGAGCCGGACGCCGGGGGCTGGGTGACGGTGAAGCTGCCGGTGGAGTCGGAGGAGGTCGCGCACGCCCAGCTGACCGCGCTCGGACCGGAGGCCGAGGTGCTGGCACCGGCGGCCCTGCGGGAGCGGTTCGCGGCGGACGCGGCCCGGATCGCGGCGCTGTACCGGGGCGCGGGCGGCGGGTAA
- the aceE gene encoding pyruvate dehydrogenase (acetyl-transferring), homodimeric type has protein sequence MTDPKAIQPSALDQLPDRDPEETAEWQASLDAVAREAGPHRAAYLMRRTLERAEAGGVALPKLLETDYVNTIPTSAEPGLPGDPEMEARITAWNRWNAAAMVTRGAKHGVGGHIATFASAAWLYETGFNHFFKGKEADGSGDQLYIQGHASPGIYARAFLDGRLDEAHLDNFRQEAGGNGLPSYPHPRRLPWLWEFPTVSMGLGPLSAIYQARFNRYLTNRSIKDVSASHVWAFLGDGEMDEPESTAAIALAAREELDNLTFVINCNLQRLDGPVRANFKIVQELEAQFRGAGWNVIKTLWGTAWDELFQLDTTGALVRRLREVPDAQIQTYQTRGAAYIREDFFGKDPALAEMAKLLSDDKILECFHLSRGGHEARKVYAAYKAAVEHKGAPTVILAQTVKGHTLGEGFASKNANHQMKKLSVDEFKTMRDLLELPIKDSDFVDGVVPYGHPGADSPEVRYLQERRAALGGPAPARRTHALAPLPAPAEKAFASFDKGSGSQNVATTMAFVRLVKDLVRDKETGRRWVPIVPDEARTFGMESLFPSLGIYSPKGQTYEPVDRDQLMYYKEAKNGQILNEGITEAGSMADFIAASTAYATHGEAMIPFYIFYSMFGWQRTADQMWQLGDQLGRGFLVGATAGRTTLTGEGLQHADGHSPVIAATNPAALTYDPAFAYEIAVIVREGLRRMYGEAKPGEDQNVFYYLTVYNEPMPQPAKPAGLGIDEAIVKGLYRFNTAESAGVSAPANAPRIQLLGSGTAIHWALQAQRLLAEEWGVAADVWSATSWSELRRDALEADAALLRGEERVPYVRQALHGAEGPVLAVSDYMRQVPDQIAQWVEQDWSSLGADGFGLSDTREAARRHFGVDAQSIVVAALAQLAARGEVRATAVKEAREKYGL, from the coding sequence ATGACCGACCCCAAGGCCATCCAGCCGAGCGCGCTCGACCAGCTCCCGGACCGCGACCCGGAGGAGACCGCCGAATGGCAGGCCTCCCTGGACGCCGTGGCCAGGGAGGCGGGGCCGCACCGCGCCGCGTACCTGATGCGCCGCACGCTGGAGCGGGCCGAAGCGGGCGGCGTCGCGCTGCCGAAGCTCCTCGAGACGGACTACGTCAACACCATCCCCACCTCCGCCGAGCCGGGCCTGCCCGGTGACCCGGAGATGGAGGCCCGGATCACCGCCTGGAACCGCTGGAACGCGGCGGCGATGGTGACCCGCGGCGCGAAGCACGGCGTCGGCGGCCACATCGCCACCTTCGCCTCCGCGGCCTGGCTGTACGAGACCGGCTTCAACCACTTCTTCAAGGGCAAGGAGGCGGACGGCTCCGGCGACCAGCTGTACATCCAGGGCCACGCCTCCCCCGGCATCTACGCCCGCGCCTTCCTCGACGGCCGCCTCGACGAGGCCCACCTGGACAACTTCCGCCAGGAGGCCGGCGGCAACGGCCTGCCGTCGTACCCGCACCCGCGCCGCCTGCCCTGGCTGTGGGAGTTCCCGACGGTGTCCATGGGCCTCGGCCCGCTGTCGGCGATCTACCAGGCGCGCTTCAACCGCTACCTCACCAACCGCTCCATCAAGGACGTCTCCGCGTCCCACGTCTGGGCCTTCCTCGGCGACGGCGAGATGGACGAGCCGGAGTCGACGGCGGCCATCGCGCTCGCCGCCCGTGAGGAACTCGACAACCTCACCTTCGTCATCAACTGCAACCTGCAGCGCCTCGACGGCCCGGTCCGCGCCAACTTCAAGATCGTGCAGGAGCTGGAGGCCCAGTTCCGCGGTGCCGGCTGGAACGTCATCAAGACGCTGTGGGGCACGGCCTGGGACGAGCTGTTCCAGCTCGACACCACCGGCGCGCTCGTACGCCGCCTGCGCGAGGTACCCGACGCGCAGATCCAGACGTACCAGACGCGCGGCGCCGCCTACATCCGCGAGGACTTCTTCGGCAAGGACCCGGCGCTCGCCGAGATGGCGAAGCTGCTGAGCGACGACAAGATCCTCGAGTGCTTCCACCTCTCCCGCGGTGGTCACGAGGCCCGCAAGGTCTACGCCGCGTACAAGGCCGCCGTCGAGCACAAGGGCGCGCCGACCGTGATCCTGGCCCAGACGGTCAAGGGCCACACCCTCGGCGAGGGCTTCGCGTCGAAGAACGCCAACCACCAGATGAAGAAGCTCTCGGTGGACGAGTTCAAGACGATGCGCGACCTGCTGGAGCTGCCCATCAAGGACAGCGACTTCGTCGACGGCGTGGTGCCTTACGGCCACCCGGGCGCCGACTCCCCCGAGGTCCGCTACCTCCAGGAGCGCCGCGCGGCCCTCGGCGGTCCCGCCCCGGCCCGCCGCACGCACGCCCTGGCGCCGCTGCCCGCCCCCGCCGAGAAGGCCTTCGCCTCCTTCGACAAGGGCTCCGGCTCGCAGAACGTGGCCACCACGATGGCCTTCGTCCGCCTGGTCAAGGACCTGGTCCGCGACAAGGAGACGGGCAGGCGCTGGGTGCCGATCGTCCCCGACGAGGCGCGCACCTTCGGTATGGAGTCGCTCTTCCCGTCCCTCGGCATCTACTCGCCCAAGGGCCAGACGTACGAGCCGGTCGACCGCGACCAGCTGATGTACTACAAGGAGGCCAAGAACGGCCAGATCCTCAACGAGGGGATCACCGAGGCCGGTTCCATGGCCGACTTCATCGCCGCGTCCACCGCGTACGCGACGCACGGCGAGGCGATGATCCCGTTCTACATCTTCTACTCGATGTTCGGCTGGCAGCGCACCGCCGACCAGATGTGGCAGCTCGGCGACCAGCTCGGCCGCGGCTTCCTCGTCGGCGCGACGGCCGGTCGTACGACCCTGACGGGCGAGGGCCTCCAGCACGCCGACGGCCACTCCCCCGTGATCGCTGCCACCAACCCGGCGGCACTGACGTACGACCCGGCGTTCGCCTACGAGATCGCGGTGATCGTCCGTGAGGGTCTGCGCCGGATGTACGGCGAGGCCAAGCCGGGCGAGGACCAGAACGTCTTCTACTACCTGACGGTCTACAACGAGCCGATGCCGCAGCCGGCCAAGCCGGCCGGGCTCGGCATCGACGAGGCCATCGTCAAGGGTCTGTACCGCTTCAACACGGCGGAGTCCGCGGGCGTGTCCGCCCCGGCCAACGCCCCGCGCATCCAGCTGCTCGGTTCGGGCACGGCGATCCACTGGGCCCTGCAGGCGCAGCGGCTGCTCGCAGAGGAGTGGGGCGTGGCCGCCGACGTGTGGTCCGCGACCTCCTGGTCGGAACTGCGCCGCGACGCGCTGGAGGCCGACGCGGCCCTGCTGCGCGGCGAGGAGCGTGTGCCGTACGTCCGCCAGGCGCTCCACGGCGCCGAGGGCCCGGTCCTCGCGGTCTCCGACTACATGCGCCAGGTGCCGGACCAGATCGCGCAGTGGGTCGAGCAGGACTGGTCCTCGCTGGGCGCCGACGGCTTCGGTCTGTCGGACACCCGTGAGGCCGCCCGCCGCCACTTCGGCGTCGACGCCCAGTCGATCGTCGTCGCGGCCCTGGCCCAGCTGGCGGCACGCGGTGAGGTCAGGGCGACGGCGGTGAAGGAAGCCCGCGAGAAGTACGGGCTGTAG
- a CDS encoding GntR family transcriptional regulator codes for MTAPVVHSLREQIREHIVEGIVSGRWQPGERIVERRIATELEVSQTPVREALRELESLRLIESAPNKGVRVRNLTAADLEESYPVRAGLEAIAAELAAARLAEDCSALEPHVLALYEADRDADGTAQVRHTVGFHRELVRAAGNSVLLHTWEGLGIEVFTALSIRWLGTVQQSYAEEHEELVQAFKRRDPRIAELVKAHVLGCAPRA; via the coding sequence ATGACCGCGCCCGTCGTCCACTCGCTGCGCGAGCAGATCCGCGAGCACATCGTGGAGGGGATCGTCAGCGGGCGCTGGCAGCCGGGTGAGCGGATCGTGGAGCGCCGGATCGCCACCGAGCTGGAGGTCAGCCAGACCCCGGTCCGGGAGGCCCTGCGCGAGCTGGAGTCGCTGCGGCTGATCGAGTCCGCGCCGAACAAGGGCGTACGGGTGCGGAACCTGACGGCGGCCGACCTGGAGGAGAGCTACCCGGTCCGGGCGGGCCTGGAGGCCATCGCCGCGGAGCTGGCGGCGGCCCGCCTCGCGGAGGACTGCTCGGCCCTGGAGCCGCACGTGCTGGCCCTGTACGAGGCCGACCGCGACGCCGACGGCACGGCCCAGGTCCGGCACACCGTCGGCTTCCACCGCGAGCTGGTACGCGCCGCCGGCAACTCGGTGCTGCTGCACACCTGGGAAGGCCTCGGCATCGAGGTCTTCACGGCGCTGTCGATCCGCTGGCTGGGCACGGTCCAGCAGTCGTACGCGGAGGAGCACGAGGAGCTGGTGCAGGCGTTCAAGCGCCGGGACCCGAGGATCGCGGAGCTGGTGAAGGCACACGTCCTGGGCTGCGCCCCGCGCGCTTGA
- a CDS encoding WXG100 family type VII secretion target, with translation MSRKKDLAAEEEDLTKLADDLQSMQDHLTRQVTRMDGLVDEIEQGWQGPAAAEYRKLHRSVAEDAVGIREVLRRLEEAVRLSRDGFTATELDVLARMRAVKVDVQAEADQLSTPAEAPPARPRSSLDQL, from the coding sequence GTGAGCCGGAAAAAGGATCTGGCGGCCGAGGAAGAGGATCTGACCAAGCTGGCCGACGACCTCCAGTCGATGCAGGATCATCTGACCCGGCAGGTCACCCGTATGGACGGGCTCGTCGACGAGATCGAGCAGGGCTGGCAGGGGCCCGCAGCGGCTGAGTACCGCAAGCTCCACCGCTCGGTCGCCGAGGACGCCGTCGGGATCCGCGAGGTCCTGAGGAGGCTCGAAGAGGCCGTACGGCTGAGCCGGGACGGGTTCACCGCGACGGAACTCGATGTCCTGGCGCGCATGCGTGCCGTCAAGGTGGACGTGCAAGCCGAGGCGGACCAGCTGTCCACCCCTGCCGAGGCGCCGCCGGCGCGTCCGCGCAGCAGCCTCGACCAACTGTGA